From the genome of Mesorhizobium japonicum MAFF 303099, one region includes:
- a CDS encoding DUF3775 domain-containing protein — protein sequence MQQRLEKDWDLTIGPDTVRLFILKAKALSAAVNEDYADGAEHEIEFDGDTHDNHHHDGLAEESSENLTEEELRELIDDLNVDEAAELIALAWVGRGDYDAAEWVDAVTAARERANKRTAKYLLGMPLLADWLEEGLEAIGA from the coding sequence GTGCAGCAGCGGCTTGAAAAGGACTGGGACCTTACTATCGGCCCCGACACCGTGCGCCTATTCATCCTCAAGGCCAAGGCGCTGAGTGCCGCCGTCAACGAGGACTACGCCGACGGCGCCGAACACGAGATCGAGTTCGACGGCGACACGCACGACAATCATCACCATGACGGCCTTGCCGAGGAAAGTTCGGAAAACCTGACCGAGGAAGAACTGCGCGAGCTGATCGACGACCTCAATGTCGATGAAGCCGCCGAACTGATCGCGCTCGCCTGGGTCGGCCGCGGCGACTACGACGCCGCGGAATGGGTGGATGCCGTGACGGCGGCGCGCGAGCGCGCCAACAAGCGCACGGCCAAGTACCTGCTTGGCATGCCGCTGCTCGCCGACTGGCTGGAGGAAGGCCTCGAAGCGATCGGCGCGTAA
- a CDS encoding extensin-like domain-containing protein produces MDQSLTQRLDQPLRQKGKHRGRSRGKQQIAPRQTPQETQEQQTSPADIPVPEPRPTDAPKADAAPVEEQKSVGPKASDASNQLNEEKARQAKQAHPEPSARESSTREPSTETESEPESPAEVPIPTRRPDTAEPEVQPPAVAPQPPEKPAEGGDEKMLPDPRSADRPGEKMPAGEVACRDRLKSLGVEFEEHGAESNPEIGCSIPYPLVLKSLGKSIAIAPGTELNCPMAEAAARFAADVVQPEAKAEFGADLKSISQASAFVCRPRHGTRKLSEHAFGNALDIASFTLSDGRKVEVGPTPPEGDAKFLNAVRKAACGPFKTVLGPGADADHALHFHLDLEPRRHGGTFCQ; encoded by the coding sequence ATGGATCAGTCGTTGACGCAGCGTCTGGACCAGCCATTGAGGCAGAAAGGCAAGCACCGCGGCAGATCACGCGGCAAGCAGCAGATCGCACCAAGGCAGACGCCACAGGAGACGCAGGAGCAGCAAACCTCGCCCGCCGATATTCCGGTGCCCGAGCCGCGTCCCACGGACGCGCCAAAGGCCGACGCCGCACCGGTGGAAGAGCAAAAGAGCGTCGGTCCAAAGGCCTCGGACGCCTCCAACCAGCTCAATGAGGAAAAGGCTCGTCAGGCAAAGCAAGCCCATCCCGAGCCATCGGCCCGCGAATCTTCAACCCGAGAGCCGTCAACCGAAACGGAAAGCGAGCCTGAGTCGCCAGCCGAGGTGCCGATCCCGACACGAAGGCCCGACACTGCGGAACCAGAGGTTCAGCCACCAGCGGTTGCGCCACAGCCGCCTGAAAAACCGGCGGAAGGTGGCGACGAGAAAATGCTTCCCGATCCGCGCTCGGCAGACCGGCCAGGCGAAAAAATGCCCGCCGGGGAAGTCGCCTGCCGTGACAGGCTGAAGTCGCTCGGCGTCGAATTCGAGGAGCACGGTGCGGAAAGCAATCCCGAAATCGGCTGCTCCATCCCCTACCCCCTCGTGCTGAAGAGCCTTGGCAAGTCGATCGCCATCGCCCCCGGCACCGAGCTCAACTGTCCAATGGCCGAGGCGGCGGCGCGGTTTGCCGCCGACGTCGTCCAGCCGGAGGCGAAAGCCGAATTCGGCGCCGACCTCAAATCGATCAGCCAGGCATCGGCCTTCGTCTGCCGCCCGCGCCACGGCACCAGGAAACTGTCGGAGCACGCTTTCGGCAACGCGCTCGACATAGCCAGTTTCACCTTGTCCGATGGCAGGAAGGTCGAGGTCGGTCCAACGCCGCCCGAAGGGGACGCCAAATTCCTCAACGCCGTGCGCAAGGCCGCCTGCGGTCCGTTCAAGACCGTGCTCGGACCGGGTGCCGACGCCGACCACGCCTTGCACTTCCACCTCGATCTCGAGCCACGCCGGCATGGCGGCACGTTCTGCCAGTAG